In Desulfobulbus oralis, one DNA window encodes the following:
- a CDS encoding type IV pilus twitching motility protein PilT has product MAQIDAFFKLMNDEGASDLHMMAGQQPVLRIRGEMERVKFRVLDNDGLKNLLYEVCPEDKIKIFEESGDMDFGYEIPGLARYRCNFFQQKNGIGAVFREIPSTILNCEQLGLPKVIARLAQLPKGLVLVTGPTGSGKSTTLAAIIDECNRTRKHHIITIEDPIEFVHKSQSCIINHRELGTHTKSFTAALRGALREDPDIILVGEMRDLETISLAMEASMTGHLVFSTLHTMNAMKTVDRVIEIFPADQQGQVRSTLSDALKAVVSQTLFKRVDVKGRVAALEILICTPAVRNLIRESKTYQILSAMQTGKKYGMQTLDDAIEELLSRHQISAEDAYTNCNDKPRFLKYLRRQPADFTEI; this is encoded by the coding sequence ATGGCTCAGATTGACGCTTTTTTCAAACTCATGAACGATGAGGGCGCTTCCGACTTGCACATGATGGCCGGGCAACAGCCTGTGCTGCGCATCCGTGGCGAAATGGAGCGTGTCAAATTCCGTGTGCTGGACAACGACGGCCTCAAGAATTTGCTGTACGAAGTCTGCCCTGAAGACAAAATCAAAATCTTCGAAGAATCCGGGGACATGGACTTTGGTTATGAAATCCCAGGTCTGGCCCGCTACCGTTGCAACTTCTTTCAGCAGAAAAACGGTATCGGCGCCGTATTCCGCGAAATTCCCAGTACCATTCTCAACTGCGAACAACTGGGCCTGCCCAAGGTCATCGCCCGGCTGGCCCAACTGCCGAAAGGTCTGGTCCTGGTCACCGGACCAACGGGTTCGGGCAAATCAACGACCCTGGCCGCCATTATCGACGAGTGCAACCGCACGCGCAAACACCATATCATCACGATTGAAGACCCCATCGAGTTTGTGCACAAGAGTCAGAGCTGCATCATCAATCACCGCGAACTCGGCACCCACACCAAAAGTTTCACCGCCGCCCTGCGCGGCGCCCTCCGTGAAGACCCGGACATCATTCTGGTCGGCGAAATGCGTGACCTGGAGACCATTTCACTGGCCATGGAGGCCAGCATGACCGGTCATCTGGTGTTCAGCACCCTGCACACCATGAACGCCATGAAGACGGTTGACCGCGTCATCGAAATCTTTCCGGCCGACCAGCAGGGGCAGGTGCGCTCCACCCTTTCCGACGCGCTCAAGGCCGTGGTCTCGCAAACACTCTTCAAGCGGGTCGATGTCAAGGGTCGCGTGGCGGCGCTGGAAATCCTCATCTGCACCCCGGCCGTGCGCAACCTGATCCGCGAATCCAAAACCTACCAGATTCTCTCCGCCATGCAGACCGGTAAAAAGTACGGCATGCAGACTCTGGACGACGCCATCGAGGAACTGTTAAGCAGACATCAGATCAGCGCCGAGGACGCGTACACGAACTGCAACGACAAACCGCGCTTCCTGAAGTACCTGCGCCGCCAGCCGGCCGATTTCACGGAAATCTGA
- a CDS encoding tetratricopeptide repeat protein — translation MITHTNKVAVLPDPDIPELLRPEDFQLLARPFLKAIAFLFPPSLELDFLPADAPPQEADDSHFCLLLPLQAEGREEPLATLRLQTADKKLVKMLKDDWLLAQAASVVHILTHLRPAFVDAQTGLYNLHALNCTLANGAMFFLVQMGGMRRNLSESLQSCEECARLLRQHADGALFSCGYGLFGVLKKGEENESGPGSARRGARLLQRRLRQEGLRRVQIVYLDAARARSIIAESGLGGFQECLTSADRQGPFGLICGSGPIERRTRRFRLADNEVFHHLQRKWQGQRSFAIAIFRLAIAPEGPSYVWVSQVELKKNIPVLWMDDERTLVCFFPGMAPAEVADRAEQIRTALHEELPDVPIAVGIAGYPCLDYPKRATPANCFKALLHASLLGPGQLVLFDHLTLNVSGDSFFEEGDYHQAIQEYRRGLRLKADDVNLLNSLGVTLGAYGQETQAAECFRRLLALDANNHMALANLGYILLRKGKNAEALAKLELARTVFPASEPLPRELLKSLVQLYLERQREDLALEVLEDWDKLRADSGDDDALYHRQLGLALKGAGQNGKAIRAFEQAMKLAPQDAIALAHLGALYRLHGEGPELGLHFCQQAVRLKWDDAELWHILGDCYLDCGSLDAATRAARQCLRLDPANARGMWLAAQINVQKKNPSQARYWLNRIRKLHTITWEFRESIARALAGLPSTKSGRKSAPAKRAGSRKTGQ, via the coding sequence ATGATCACCCACACGAACAAGGTCGCCGTCCTGCCCGATCCGGACATTCCGGAGCTTTTACGGCCCGAAGATTTCCAGCTTCTGGCCCGTCCCTTTCTCAAGGCCATTGCCTTTCTGTTCCCGCCCAGCCTCGAACTCGATTTCCTGCCCGCAGACGCCCCGCCGCAGGAGGCGGATGACAGTCATTTCTGTCTGCTCCTGCCCCTGCAAGCGGAGGGCAGGGAGGAGCCGCTCGCCACGCTCCGGCTGCAGACAGCGGATAAAAAGCTGGTGAAGATGCTCAAGGACGACTGGCTGCTGGCACAGGCCGCCTCCGTGGTGCACATCCTCACGCACCTCAGGCCGGCCTTTGTTGATGCCCAGACCGGGCTCTATAATCTGCATGCCCTGAACTGCACTTTGGCAAACGGTGCCATGTTCTTTCTCGTGCAAATGGGCGGCATGCGCAGGAATCTCAGTGAGAGCCTGCAGAGCTGTGAGGAATGCGCCCGCCTGCTGCGGCAGCATGCGGACGGGGCGCTTTTCTCCTGCGGCTACGGCCTGTTCGGGGTGCTGAAAAAAGGGGAGGAGAACGAAAGCGGCCCGGGTTCCGCCCGCCGGGGCGCGCGTCTGCTGCAGCGGCGGCTCAGGCAGGAGGGGCTTCGTCGTGTGCAGATCGTGTACCTGGATGCGGCACGGGCCAGGAGCATTATCGCGGAAAGCGGCCTGGGCGGTTTTCAGGAGTGCCTCACGAGTGCGGACAGGCAGGGGCCCTTTGGCCTGATCTGCGGTTCCGGCCCGATCGAGCGCCGCACCCGCCGTTTTCGTCTGGCTGACAATGAAGTGTTCCACCACCTGCAGCGCAAGTGGCAGGGGCAGCGCAGCTTTGCCATTGCCATCTTCCGTCTGGCCATCGCACCGGAGGGGCCAAGCTACGTCTGGGTTTCGCAGGTGGAACTCAAAAAGAATATTCCGGTGCTCTGGATGGACGACGAGCGGACCCTGGTCTGCTTCTTCCCGGGCATGGCGCCGGCGGAGGTGGCGGACAGGGCGGAGCAGATCCGGACCGCCCTGCACGAAGAACTCCCCGATGTCCCCATTGCCGTCGGCATCGCGGGCTATCCCTGCCTCGACTACCCCAAAAGGGCGACCCCGGCCAACTGTTTCAAGGCCCTGCTGCACGCCTCTCTGCTGGGGCCGGGTCAGCTCGTCCTTTTCGACCATCTGACCCTGAATGTCAGCGGCGATTCCTTTTTCGAGGAAGGCGACTACCATCAGGCCATTCAGGAGTACCGGCGGGGCCTCAGGCTGAAAGCGGACGATGTCAACCTCCTGAACAGCCTGGGGGTGACGCTTGGGGCCTATGGGCAGGAAACGCAGGCAGCGGAGTGCTTTCGCCGGCTGCTGGCACTGGACGCCAACAACCACATGGCCCTGGCGAATCTGGGTTATATTCTCCTGCGTAAGGGGAAAAACGCCGAGGCGCTGGCCAAGCTGGAACTGGCCCGGACCGTCTTCCCGGCCAGCGAGCCCCTGCCCCGGGAACTCCTCAAGTCGCTGGTGCAACTGTATCTGGAGCGGCAACGTGAGGATCTGGCCCTGGAAGTGCTGGAGGACTGGGACAAGCTAAGGGCGGACAGCGGCGATGACGATGCCCTGTACCACCGCCAGCTCGGGCTGGCCCTCAAGGGCGCGGGGCAAAACGGCAAGGCCATCAGGGCCTTTGAGCAGGCCATGAAACTGGCGCCGCAGGATGCCATTGCCCTGGCCCATCTGGGCGCACTCTATCGCCTGCACGGCGAAGGCCCGGAGCTGGGTCTGCACTTCTGCCAGCAGGCGGTGCGTCTCAAATGGGACGATGCCGAGCTCTGGCATATTCTGGGCGACTGCTATCTGGACTGTGGCAGCCTGGATGCCGCCACCCGCGCCGCGAGGCAGTGTCTGCGGCTCGATCCGGCCAATGCCCGGGGCATGTGGCTGGCCGCGCAGATCAACGTGCAAAAAAAGAATCCCAGCCAGGCACGCTACTGGTTGAACCGGATTAGAAAATTGCATACAATCACCTGGGAATTCAGGGAAAGCATTGCCCGCGCGCTGGCCGGTCTGCCCAGCACGAAGTCCGGCAGGAAATCCGCGCCGGCCAAAAGGGCAGGCTCCAGGAAAACGGGACAATAG
- the selA gene encoding L-seryl-tRNA(Sec) selenium transferase has product MNHTETKAGEQGLLRLLPSVRLCLQFLAGSPDTGAIPPARLAHASRLFLDGLREQVQAGRTDILSREQVLSELQVFVRTYHRPSLRRVINGTGVIIHTNMGRSPLAPAIAEELARLAAGYANLELDLETGRRGLRYSHVAGILQEITGAEAALVVNNNAAAVLLALDTLARNREVVVSRGQLVEIGGSFRIPDVMAKSGARLVEVGTTNRTHAADYEAAIGPDTALLLKVHTSNYRILGFTSEVPLPDLVALGHKHGIPVLEDLGSGCLVDLSRLGLQPEPSVQEALAAGLDLACFSGDKLLGGPQAGILVGRVALIEQIRRNPLTRALRIDKLTLAALEAVLRLYLDEQSALAEIPTLRMLAEPEASVRKRAQHFLDAAPAALSAACQLELCAMQAQAGGGSLPAQHLPSWGLALRPKSMSAQELELRLRRTPVPVIGRMEHDALYLDMRTIAQEEEPLLAHSLQHALALP; this is encoded by the coding sequence TTGAATCATACGGAAACAAAGGCAGGGGAGCAGGGGCTCCTGCGCCTTCTGCCCAGTGTCCGGCTCTGCCTGCAATTTCTGGCAGGCAGCCCCGATACCGGCGCGATCCCGCCAGCCCGGCTCGCGCATGCCAGCCGGCTTTTTCTGGATGGGCTCCGGGAACAGGTGCAGGCCGGCAGAACGGATATTCTCAGCCGGGAACAGGTACTCTCCGAGCTGCAGGTTTTTGTGCGGACCTATCACCGGCCGAGCCTCAGGCGGGTGATCAACGGCACGGGGGTCATCATCCACACCAATATGGGCCGCTCGCCGCTTGCGCCGGCCATTGCGGAGGAGCTGGCCCGGCTGGCGGCCGGCTATGCCAATCTGGAGCTGGATCTGGAGACCGGCAGGCGCGGCCTGCGCTACAGCCATGTGGCCGGCATTCTGCAAGAAATCACCGGCGCCGAAGCGGCCCTGGTGGTCAACAACAATGCGGCGGCCGTGCTGCTGGCCCTGGACACGCTGGCCAGAAACCGGGAAGTCGTGGTGTCCCGCGGACAACTGGTGGAAATCGGCGGGTCCTTCCGCATTCCGGATGTCATGGCCAAAAGCGGCGCCCGGCTGGTGGAAGTGGGCACCACCAACCGAACCCATGCCGCCGACTACGAAGCGGCCATCGGCCCGGATACCGCGCTGCTGCTCAAGGTGCATACCAGCAATTACCGCATCCTGGGCTTCACGAGCGAAGTGCCGCTGCCCGATCTGGTGGCTCTGGGTCACAAACACGGCATTCCGGTGCTGGAGGACCTGGGTTCGGGCTGTCTGGTGGATTTAAGCCGTCTCGGCCTGCAACCCGAACCAAGCGTGCAGGAGGCGCTGGCCGCCGGCCTTGACCTGGCCTGTTTCAGCGGCGACAAGCTTTTGGGGGGGCCGCAGGCCGGCATCCTTGTGGGCCGGGTCGCCCTCATTGAACAGATCCGCCGGAATCCGCTCACCAGGGCGCTTCGCATCGACAAACTGACCCTGGCCGCGCTGGAAGCCGTGCTCCGGCTCTACCTGGATGAACAAAGCGCCCTGGCCGAAATCCCGACGCTCAGGATGCTGGCCGAGCCGGAGGCTTCGGTCAGAAAGCGGGCGCAGCATTTTCTGGACGCCGCGCCAGCGGCCCTGAGCGCGGCCTGTCAACTGGAACTTTGCGCCATGCAGGCGCAGGCCGGGGGCGGCTCCCTGCCTGCACAGCATCTGCCCAGTTGGGGCCTTGCGCTTCGCCCCAAAAGCATGAGCGCCCAGGAGCTGGAACTGCGTCTGCGCCGGACGCCGGTGCCTGTTATCGGCCGCATGGAGCATGATGCCCTTTATCTGGATATGCGCACCATTGCGCAGGAAGAAGAACCTCTGCTTGCACACAGTCTGCAACACGCCCTGGCACTGCCATGA
- a CDS encoding lysozyme inhibitor LprI family protein, whose translation MQQIFHLTCPVLTALALLLPAASALALSDSDAQTFYSSSSEYRKAYDAMNAAWDAVKQKGTPAQMAALRDSQRYWLGKVRDSAVGNIMAQHLDPAQKYALVTKVRVFKMEAFAQQAANGSKPVAVSGTVSRMNDLDGDGWGICSPVSVKGASQSSCLYVAHLSDLSADSPLRATLESAANDGRKIEIRGRLLSPDGFDPASVSIPDQPAKADAAGQSEGAGDGVQSGDAAPTRAVPGKTAREAGK comes from the coding sequence ATGCAGCAGATTTTCCACCTTACATGCCCTGTTCTGACGGCACTGGCGCTTCTTTTGCCCGCCGCCTCGGCCCTCGCCCTGTCGGACAGTGATGCCCAGACCTTTTACAGCAGTTCTTCGGAATACCGGAAGGCGTATGATGCCATGAATGCGGCCTGGGATGCGGTGAAGCAGAAAGGCACGCCCGCCCAGATGGCCGCCCTGCGCGATTCGCAGCGCTACTGGCTGGGCAAGGTGCGGGACAGCGCGGTTGGCAACATCATGGCGCAGCATCTCGACCCGGCGCAGAAGTATGCCCTGGTGACCAAGGTGCGGGTGTTCAAGATGGAGGCCTTCGCGCAGCAGGCGGCGAACGGGAGCAAGCCGGTCGCCGTTTCCGGCACGGTCTCCCGCATGAACGACCTCGACGGTGACGGCTGGGGCATCTGCAGCCCGGTCAGCGTGAAGGGCGCCAGCCAGTCGAGCTGTCTCTACGTGGCCCACCTTTCCGATTTGTCTGCAGACTCGCCCCTGCGCGCGACTCTGGAAAGTGCGGCGAATGATGGCCGGAAAATCGAGATAAGGGGCCGGTTGCTCTCCCCTGACGGCTTTGATCCGGCAAGCGTCAGCATCCCGGACCAGCCGGCCAAGGCGGATGCAGCCGGACAGAGCGAAGGAGCCGGCGATGGCGTGCAGAGCGGAGACGCCGCGCCAACTCGGGCAGTTCCCGGCAAAACAGCCCGGGAAGCGGGCAAATGA
- a CDS encoding tetratricopeptide repeat protein has protein sequence MHRRLFIDGWRHAVALPIVRGIKAGAIALTLFFALSVSASAAADVAALRQKAEQGDATAQYGLCMAYFKGKGLAQDDRQAFEWCHKAAKQGHARAQAALGMYYEDGIGIAQDKAKAAHWYQKAAEQGSRFAQHCLGVLYYNGEGIEQDKQKAVYWFQKAAEQGHAAAQGALGVCYEQGIGIAQDEARAAYWYRKAAEQGFATAQLCLGQLYYYGEDLEQDKQKAVYWFQKAAEQGHAKAQYNIGFMYHNGEAVPKDDVRALEWFQKAAGQGLAEAQYTLGGMYYYGLGVARDYAQAAQWAGKAAAQDFVEAQQVMGMMYCYGRGVDKDYAQAAQWWRKAAEQGDVTAQRGLGALYALGQGVERDYGQAASWWGKAAGQGEAKAQYALGMLYALGKGVAQDSRLAAEWLGKSAAQGDEDAAKALQLLQQEGIEALVEKYNTVTVTLFEGDIIFDKGIRIITPK, from the coding sequence ATGCATAGGCGCCTGTTCATAGATGGCTGGCGGCATGCTGTAGCGCTGCCCATAGTGCGCGGGATAAAGGCGGGCGCCATTGCGCTGACCCTGTTTTTTGCTTTGTCGGTATCAGCCTCTGCGGCCGCTGATGTGGCTGCCCTGCGGCAGAAGGCGGAACAGGGGGATGCGACGGCGCAGTATGGCCTATGCATGGCATATTTCAAAGGCAAGGGCCTTGCCCAGGATGACAGGCAGGCCTTTGAATGGTGCCACAAGGCGGCGAAACAGGGCCACGCCAGGGCACAGGCCGCACTGGGTATGTATTACGAAGACGGCATTGGAATCGCCCAAGACAAGGCTAAGGCGGCGCACTGGTATCAGAAGGCGGCAGAGCAGGGTTCTCGCTTTGCACAGCACTGTTTGGGAGTGCTTTATTACAATGGCGAGGGGATTGAACAGGACAAGCAAAAGGCCGTGTACTGGTTTCAAAAGGCGGCGGAGCAGGGACATGCTGCCGCGCAGGGTGCGCTAGGCGTGTGTTACGAACAAGGCATTGGAATCGCCCAGGACGAGGCCAGGGCGGCGTACTGGTATCGGAAGGCGGCAGAGCAGGGTTTTGCCACAGCGCAGCTCTGTCTGGGGCAGCTCTATTACTACGGCGAAGACCTTGAACAGGACAAGCAAAAGGCCGTGTACTGGTTCCAGAAGGCAGCGGAACAGGGCCATGCCAAGGCTCAGTACAATATTGGATTTATGTACCACAATGGCGAGGCTGTCCCCAAGGATGATGTCCGCGCGCTGGAGTGGTTTCAAAAGGCAGCCGGGCAAGGACTGGCCGAAGCCCAGTACACACTGGGCGGCATGTATTACTATGGTCTGGGTGTGGCTCGAGATTATGCTCAGGCAGCACAGTGGGCAGGCAAGGCTGCAGCGCAGGATTTTGTGGAGGCCCAACAGGTAATGGGGATGATGTACTGTTACGGCCGGGGTGTAGACAAGGACTATGCCCAGGCGGCGCAGTGGTGGCGCAAGGCGGCGGAGCAGGGAGATGTAACTGCCCAGCGTGGCTTGGGAGCCCTGTATGCTCTTGGTCAGGGCGTTGAGCGCGATTACGGGCAGGCTGCCAGTTGGTGGGGCAAGGCAGCGGGGCAGGGCGAGGCCAAAGCCCAGTATGCTTTGGGCATGCTGTACGCGCTGGGCAAGGGGGTAGCGCAAGACAGCCGGCTTGCGGCAGAATGGCTTGGCAAGTCGGCGGCCCAGGGAGATGAAGATGCCGCAAAGGCCCTGCAGCTTCTGCAACAAGAGGGCATCGAGGCGCTTGTCGAAAAGTACAACACGGTAACAGTCACCCTGTTTGAAGGGGATATCATATTTGACAAGGGGATCAGGATTATAACGCCCAAATAG
- the grpE gene encoding nucleotide exchange factor GrpE, producing the protein MTRRHRSKRVKVENEKQRQSAAPDTAPVEEERVAGAATEDAAQPEDSLETGAEAPASQEEALAEELATVKEQLMRLAAEFDNYKKRMKNEQDKLVKYAGENILRDMLPTVDNLERALEQGKKEDQLRGLMEGVELTHKSLLAALKRYGVEPVECLGQPFNPEEQDALSMTADSEVPANHVLTEYAKGYRFKDRMLRHAQVVVSSGPAA; encoded by the coding sequence ATGACGAGAAGACACAGAAGCAAGAGGGTGAAGGTGGAGAATGAAAAACAGCGGCAGAGTGCGGCTCCCGATACCGCTCCGGTAGAGGAGGAGCGGGTGGCAGGCGCTGCAACGGAGGACGCCGCCCAGCCGGAAGACAGTCTGGAAACCGGGGCCGAAGCGCCAGCCAGCCAGGAAGAGGCGCTCGCAGAGGAACTGGCCACGGTAAAGGAACAGCTCATGCGCCTGGCTGCCGAATTCGACAACTACAAGAAGCGTATGAAAAACGAGCAGGACAAGCTTGTCAAATATGCGGGCGAGAACATCCTGCGCGACATGCTGCCCACTGTGGACAATCTGGAACGGGCGCTGGAGCAGGGCAAAAAGGAAGATCAGCTCAGGGGCCTGATGGAAGGTGTGGAGTTGACCCACAAGAGTCTTTTGGCAGCCCTCAAACGCTATGGCGTGGAGCCGGTCGAGTGCCTGGGCCAGCCCTTCAACCCGGAAGAGCAGGATGCCCTGAGCATGACCGCCGACAGTGAGGTCCCGGCCAACCATGTGCTGACCGAGTACGCGAAGGGTTACCGCTTCAAGGATCGTATGCTGCGCCATGCGCAGGTGGTGGTTTCGAGCGGCCCGGCGGCCTGA
- the dnaK gene encoding molecular chaperone DnaK, with amino-acid sequence MGKIIGIDLGTTNSCVAIMEGGEPKVIENSEGNRTTPSIVAFTDSGERLVGQVAKRQAVTNPSRTLFAIKRLIGRKFTDPEVRKSVEVSPFEIVEGPNGDAVVRVEGKTYSAAEISAMILGKMKQTAEEYLGDTVTEAVVTVPAYFNDAQRQATKDAGKIAGLNVQRIINEPTAASLAYGLDKKGEEKIAVFDLGGGTFDISILEIGDGVFEVKSTNGDTFLGGEDFDMRIVNWLADEFKRENGIDLRNDKMALQRLKEEAEKAKKELSTAKETDINLPFITADASGPKHLNLKLNRAKLEDLVDDLIDRCEGPCRTALQDAGLSAADINEVILVGGMTRMPKVQDKVKAIFGKEPHRGVNPDEVVAMGAAIQGGVLKGDVKDVLLLDVTPLSLGIETLGGVMTRLIDKNTTVPTKKSQVFSTAADNQPAVSIHVLQGEREMAGDNKSIGRFDLADIPPAPRGVPQIEVTFDLDANGILSVSAKDLGTGKEQSIRITASSGLSEAEIERMKKDAELHADEDRKKKELIDARNNADSMIHMTTKSLQELGDKVDAATKANVEGEIEKLKKAMAGEDTAAIKSATEALTQASHKLAEMMYAQASQQQQGGAGGAGASQRQDGAAAKKGKDDDDVVDADFEEVK; translated from the coding sequence ATGGGCAAGATTATTGGCATTGATTTGGGAACCACCAACTCCTGCGTGGCCATTATGGAGGGCGGCGAGCCCAAGGTGATCGAGAACAGTGAAGGCAACCGCACCACCCCTTCGATCGTGGCCTTTACCGACAGCGGCGAGCGGCTGGTTGGCCAGGTGGCCAAACGTCAGGCCGTGACCAACCCGTCCCGCACCCTGTTTGCCATCAAACGTCTGATCGGCCGCAAGTTCACCGACCCGGAGGTGCGCAAGTCCGTTGAAGTCAGCCCCTTTGAGATTGTGGAAGGGCCGAACGGCGATGCGGTGGTCCGGGTGGAGGGCAAGACCTATTCGGCGGCCGAAATCTCGGCCATGATTCTGGGCAAGATGAAGCAGACCGCCGAGGAGTATCTGGGCGACACGGTCACCGAGGCGGTTGTCACCGTGCCGGCCTACTTCAACGACGCCCAGCGTCAGGCCACCAAGGATGCCGGCAAGATCGCCGGTTTGAACGTGCAGCGCATCATCAACGAGCCGACCGCCGCTTCCCTGGCCTATGGTCTGGACAAGAAGGGCGAGGAGAAAATCGCGGTCTTTGACCTGGGCGGCGGCACCTTTGATATTTCCATTCTGGAGATCGGCGACGGCGTGTTCGAGGTCAAGTCCACGAACGGCGATACCTTCCTGGGCGGCGAAGACTTCGACATGCGTATCGTCAACTGGCTGGCCGACGAGTTCAAGCGCGAGAACGGCATTGACCTCCGAAACGACAAGATGGCCCTGCAGCGTCTGAAGGAAGAGGCGGAAAAGGCCAAGAAGGAACTGTCCACGGCCAAGGAGACGGACATCAATCTGCCCTTCATCACCGCCGACGCGAGCGGCCCCAAGCACCTGAACCTGAAGCTGAACCGCGCCAAGCTGGAAGATCTGGTCGATGACCTGATCGACCGCTGCGAAGGCCCCTGCCGTACCGCGCTGCAGGACGCCGGCCTGTCCGCTGCCGATATCAACGAGGTCATTCTGGTGGGCGGCATGACCCGCATGCCCAAGGTGCAGGACAAGGTCAAGGCCATTTTCGGCAAGGAGCCGCATCGCGGCGTCAACCCGGACGAGGTCGTGGCCATGGGTGCGGCCATTCAGGGCGGCGTGCTGAAGGGCGATGTGAAGGACGTGCTGCTGCTGGATGTGACCCCGCTGTCTCTGGGCATTGAGACCCTGGGCGGGGTCATGACCAGGCTGATAGACAAGAACACCACGGTGCCGACCAAGAAGAGTCAGGTCTTTTCCACCGCGGCCGACAATCAGCCGGCTGTCTCCATCCATGTGCTCCAGGGCGAGCGGGAGATGGCAGGGGACAACAAGAGCATCGGCCGTTTCGATCTGGCCGACATTCCGCCGGCCCCCCGCGGCGTGCCGCAGATCGAGGTGACCTTTGATCTGGATGCGAACGGCATCCTGTCGGTCTCGGCCAAGGATCTGGGTACGGGCAAGGAGCAGTCCATCAGGATTACCGCTTCCTCTGGCTTGTCGGAAGCCGAGATCGAGCGCATGAAGAAGGACGCCGAGCTGCACGCCGACGAGGACCGGAAGAAGAAGGAGCTGATCGACGCCAGGAACAACGCCGACTCCATGATTCATATGACCACAAAGAGCCTGCAGGAGCTGGGCGACAAGGTCGATGCCGCCACCAAGGCCAATGTGGAGGGCGAGATCGAGAAGCTGAAGAAGGCCATGGCGGGCGAGGACACCGCGGCCATCAAGAGCGCGACCGAGGCCCTGACCCAGGCTTCCCACAAGCTGGCCGAGATGATGTATGCCCAGGCCTCGCAACAGCAGCAGGGCGGGGCTGGCGGCGCGGGCGCTTCGCAGCGGCAGGATGGCGCCGCTGCCAAGAAGGGCAAGGATGACGACGATGTCGTTGACGCCGACTTTGAAGAAGTGAAGTAA